One genomic region from Culicoides brevitarsis isolate CSIRO-B50_1 unplaced genomic scaffold, AGI_CSIRO_Cbre_v1 contig_4, whole genome shotgun sequence encodes:
- the LOC134836262 gene encoding ribonucleoside-diphosphate reductase small chain-like codes for MSEEKNFEYQDLILVPKKEFLKSEEVIIETNEDSPCIWKEVDETFFPCKELMNFYHEQQKVMWNLEEVEPKQIQHELAHFSELPIEIKAIIQSILLFFTQADKLVIENVNDLINHVPYKAATYFYNLQNSVESGVHDRSYEFLARYYYNNDDLYKNDLILLDSIIHESNPERLAKNFGPDNLEFEFSKYQCKYYDFKNGIEKKIFQAVAKKINIMNKCKRRTSIVEKLVSFMVLETIGFNPIFAIINSIKNNNKGLSFLSTVNDFVTIDENIHARFGIELYMNYCESKLPVERVHEIIKEIAEIEIDFLKNIFDPKLIINSIDLDKYITYTKQITNTLSKTITNEILYHDLPELPVAFVTPQLQVKTNYFERTIMGIHYIL; via the exons ATGTCTGAGGAGAAAAACTTCGAATATCAGGACTTGATTTTAGTTcccaaaaaagaatttttaaaatcagaaGAAGTAATTATTGAAACGAATGAAGATTCGCCCTGTATTTGGAAAGAAGTagacgaaactttttttccatgCAAAGAACTCATGAATTTCTATCACGAGCAGCAAAAAGTAATGTGGAATTTAGAAGAAGTTGAGCCAAAGCAAATACAACATGAATTGGCGCATTTTAGTGAATTGCCTATCGAAATCAAAGCTATTATCCAGTCTATTCTCTTATTCTTTACACAAGCAGATAAGTTAGTAATCGAAAATGTAAATGATTTGATTAATCATGTTCCTTATAAAGCAGCTACATATTTCTATAACTTACAAAATTCTGTAGAAAGCGGTGTTCATGATCGTTCTTATGAATTTCTCGCCAGATATTATTATAACAACGATgatctttataaaaatgatcttattttattagacAGTATTATTCACGAGAGTAATCCAGAAAGATTGGCTAAGAACTTTGGTCCCGATAATCTCGAGTTCGAATTCAGCAAGTATCAATGCAAGTATTACGATTTTAAAAAtggaattgaaaagaaaatatttcaagccgttgctaagaaaataaatatcatgaaCAAATGTAAAAGAAGAACTAGCATAGTTGAGAAATTAGTCTCGTTTATGGTTTTAGAAACTATTGGTTTTAATCCGATTTTTGCAATAATCAatagcattaaaaataataacaagggattatcatttttaagtaCCGTTAATGATTTCGTAACTATCGATGAAAACATTCATGCTCGTTTCGGCATTGAATTATACATGAATTATTGCGAATCCAAACTCCCAGTAGAAAGAGTGCATGAAATCATTAAAGAGATTGCCGAGATTGAAATCGACTTCCTCAAGAATATCTTCGATCCAAAACTGATTATCAACTCGATTGATCTTGATAAATATATCACTTATACCAAACAAATTACTAATACATTATCTAAAACAATAACTAACGAGATTTTATACCATGATTTGCCGGAATTACCCGTTGCATTTGTAACTCCGCAATTACAAGTTAAAACTAACTATTTCGAACGCACTA TTATGGGGATTCACTATATTCTTTAA